In Phragmites australis chromosome 24, lpPhrAust1.1, whole genome shotgun sequence, the following are encoded in one genomic region:
- the LOC133907352 gene encoding pumilio homolog 23-like → MVCFGSKAIRPKGSRQNGVIDGGLDDGSLKRGRKDKSQKPRKGGHGSGEKTSVDKSKHGLKKQKQKKGEDGKKGKGQGKMNPGPTKNQDALPFSNASKPAQNVLRKRVDPETAKYYMEISNLFDNKEIDLEERSAICANALEETKGKELELATDAVISHTLQVLVEGCELEQLCTFLRNCVGSFPVIAMNKFGSHVAEAALKSLATHLEDETSRAMVEEILNKMCKVIVADAANVMSSCYGSHVLRTLLCLCKGVPVESLQDFHTTKRSAVLAERLSCGRNQSGGHGPKTFENGFSDIFKYFVREMLHSAKADIATLRVDKNSSLVLQTALKLSSGDDNELHHIISILLGYDEDDSIQRRDYNAKENEIVTLLEETAYSHLLEVIVEVAPEELRNGMLVGTLRGALFAISSHHCGNYVVQALISSAKTSDQMKQIWEELGPKIKELLELGKTGVVASILAACQRLEIYRLESSQALAAALSSDSDSPDSIVAHILFLENFLRERSYWTWPLGAKMSVLGCLMLQSIFQYPHQYIRPYVASLLAMEDDQILQISKDSGGSRVLEAFLCSSATAKRKFKVFGKLQGHYGEIAMSPSGSFLVEKCFTASNFSHKEAIVVELLVVQYELSKTRHGFHLLKKLDVDRYARRPEQWRASQTSKETTQRQFEVEFGSNSKPVRHNIEEQFSPQSPTKKRKQKEKTDNVTEDASSNKPDFSQKGNSKRLKSAKAIYETESSSKKLTEGTSTSASTAFLKDSGKRKSLGFLSDIPSLKKQNFHRPTSGKSDGKKFVQDTGKQKQSIAELADLAGKEKLTAAEVRKLLKPEMPGKT, encoded by the exons ATGGTTTGTTTTGGGTCAAAGGCAATTAGACCCAAGGGGAGCAGACAGAACGGCGTAATAGATGGAGGTTTAGATGATGGCTCACTCAAGAGGGGAAGGAAGGATAAGAGCCAGAAGCCCCGGAAAGGGGGTCATGGTTCGGGTGAAAAGACTTCGGTAGATAAATCTAAACATGGTCtgaagaagcagaagcagaagaaGGGGGAGGATGGGAAGAAAGGGAAAGGGCAAGGAAAGATGAATCCCGGTCCTACCAAGAATCAGGATGCACTACCATTCTCCAACGCGTCAAAGCCAGCGCAAAATGTTCTTAG GAAAAGAGTTGATCCTGAAACTGCAAAGTACTATATGGAGATCTCAAATCTCTTTGATAACAAGGAGATTGATTTGGAAGAGCGCTCGGCTATATGCGCTAATGCCTTGGAAGAAACTAAAGGGAAAGAGCTTGAACTTGCCACAGATGCTGTGATAAGCCACACCTTGCAGGTTCTTGTAGAAGGCTGTGAGTTGGAGCAGTTATGCACATTCCTCCGCAACTGTGTCGGGTCTTTTCCTGTTATTGCCATGAATAAGTTTGGATCGCATGTGGCCGAAGCAGCTCTCAAGTCATTGGCAACACATCTTGAAGATGAGACCTCTAGGGCCATGGTAGAAGAGATATTGAACAAGATGTGTAAG GTTATTGTTGCAGATGCTGCTAATGTGATGTCCAGCTGCTATGGATCACATGTTCTCCGCACTCTTCTTTGCCTTTGTAAGGGAGTTCCAGTAGAGTCATTGCAAGACTTCCACACTACTAAGAGATCTGCCGTTCTAGCTGAGCGGTTGAGTTGTGGTAGAAATCAATCGGGCGGACATGGCCCAAAGACCTTTGAAAATGGTTTCTCAGACATTTTTAAGTATTTTGTCAGAGAAATGCTACATAGCGCAAAAGCTGACATTGCAACTTTACGAGTTGACAAGAACAGTAGCCTTGTTTTACAG ACTGCACTGAAACTATCATCTGGTGATGATAATGAATTGCATCATATAATATCAATTCTTCTTGGTTATGATGAAGACGACAGTATACAGAGGAGAGATTACAATGCAAAAGAGAACGAAATTGTTACTTTACTTGAAGAAACTGCTTATAGCCATCTCTTGGAG GTGATTGTGGAGGTTGCCCCGGAGGAATTGCGCAATGGTATGCTTGTAGGTACTCTGAGGGGTGCATTATTTGCAATCTCTTCTCATCACTGTGGAAATTATGTGGTGCAAGCTTTGATATCATCAGCTAAAACCTCAGATCAG ATGAAGCAAATCTGGGAGGAACTTGGTCCGAAAATTAAGGAATTGCTTGAACTAGGCAAAACAGGGGTTGTAGCTTCCATCTTAGCAGCATGCCAGCGGCTTGAAATTTATCGACTTGAG AGTTCTCAAGCTCTTGCTGCAGCTTTAAGTTCAGATTCTGATTCTCCTGATAGCATTGTTgcacatattctttttcttgagaACTTCTTGCGCGAGAGATCTTATTGGACTTGGCCTCTTGGTGCAAAGATGAGTGTCCTGGGTTGCTTGATGCTGCAATCAATTTTTCAATACCCACAT CAATATATTCGACCCTATGTTGCAAGCTTGCTGGCTATGGAGGATGATCAGATCCTCCAAATATCCAAGGATTCAGGAGGTAGCCGCGTTCTTGAGGCTTTTCTATGTTCAAGTGCCACTGCAAAGCGAAAATTTAAAGTTTTTGGAAA ATTGCAAGGTCATTATGGAGAGATTGCTATGAGTCCTTCTGGCTCATTCTTAGTAGAGAAGTGCTTTACTGCCAGTAACTTTTCTCATAAAGAGGCTATAGTGGTAGAGTTGTTGGTTGTGCAATATGAACTATCTAAGACAAGACACGGGTTCCACTTGTTAAAAAAGCTGGATGTTGATAG ATATGCTAGGCGACCTGAGCAGTGGAGAGCTAGTCAAACTTCAAAAGAAACAACTCAAAGACAATTTGAGGTGGAATTTGGCTCTAACAGTAAACCTGTTAGGCATAATATTGAAGAACAGTTTTCTCCTCAAAGTCCCACAAAGAAACGTAAGCAGAAAGAGAAGACTGACAATGTTACTGAGGATGCCAGCAGCAACAAACCAGATTTCTCGCAGAAAGGCAACAGTAAGAGGCTGAAATCTGCCAAGGCAATTTATGAGACGGAATCAAGCAGCAAGAAACTGACTGAAGGCACGAGCACCAGTGCCAGCACGGCATTCTTGAAGGACTCTGGCAAGAGAAAATCACTAGGTTTCCTCTCAGATATACCAAGCCTCAAGAAACAAAACTTTCACAGACCCACTTCCGGTAAATCAGACGGCAAGAAGTTTGTTCAAGATACTGGCAAGCAGAAACAGTCCATCGCCGAGCTTGCAGATCTGGCTGGTAAAGAGAAACTGACTGCGGCCGAAGTCCGCAAATTGCTGAAGCCTGAAATGCCTGGCAAGACCTAA
- the LOC133907714 gene encoding uncharacterized protein LOC133907714 — MTKKSCYARATCDPHRDQHKIAGEANPAMKHGQSSGSGPQAPAKKTWKRYLTFLTKFQSKMKHRRAPDAKAPNGFKQRNPRRSSGPVLEECSNLVRVVRRTAAGCFAAVMASGGGEDELPSYVQLDQVRYGVKREAFGPIYLVT; from the exons ATGACGAAGAAGAGTTGTTATGCGAGGGCTACGTGTGATCCTCACCGTGATCAACACAAG ATCGCGGGAGAAGCAAATCCAGCAATGAAGCATGGACAGAGCAGCGGTTCAGGACCCCAAGCTCCTGCGAAGAAGACATGGAAGAGGTACCTGACGTTCCTGACAAAGTTTCAGAGCAAGATGAAGCACAGGAGAGCACCGGACGCCAAGGCGCCAAACGGCTTCAAGCAGAGGAACCCAAGGCGCTCCTCCGGCCCAGTGCTCGAAGAATGCAGCAACCTGGTTCGCGTGGTCCGGCGCACGGCGGCAGGCTGCTTCGCGGCGGTGATGGCGTCAGGCGGCGGTGAGGACGAGCTGCCTTCTTACGTGCAGCTTGACCAGGTGAGGTACGGAGTGAAGAGGGAGGCCTTTGGTCCGATCTACCTGGTCACATAG